One window from the genome of Vanessa tameamea isolate UH-Manoa-2023 chromosome 13, ilVanTame1 primary haplotype, whole genome shotgun sequence encodes:
- the LOC113397810 gene encoding uncharacterized protein LOC113397810 gives MMSQEVDGQRDISVTIRQGSRVRPGAALAPTGAAAHRYGFKINEGTQRGAGRRGVAGGVFTCGCRACRRRGSMLGGARGASGRGPRGGASAECLAAAGVSPRAPGGGGEPRAARLDAARGRSAPPPRAFLAPPRRRARSAAPALSPSSAPPPPRLRPVFLWARQLDGTVQEVRCEDYDPRNRIRIARTPSGWRVIPRTEIYNSIRVPPPPAPPSRQRGPRERRRRRRCNRSRRRTRSVASPAVRAPEDPASLARPQSAVWLQPDLESHIPSHTIAVPRAPPPPSEPTPLDNLLAVAELEFNQQRSERLLDLESPAPYTFLPAEEVARDVMSFELGEPKQAEESMYFERKAPPDRTEEYPNELVAHKDLFETISEAHYLPELGGPHDETLLESLVEKGCEDNQILGQALDKLAHLVHGSSEYTEEEEHMLLSNEPVSDIINRLEQTLESPGHSSITAAQGLLHLHHIGDHLAQADHRQTVEPDYMTEEVFAPDNTESAMETLAAASEMQEVNEINHIDYDDNTEKRLESEVEANDTVYTEHMPGSHETFSDEKTYDETQMHSLPDQSEINMTSETPNEDPSMDCIQHLEHVHAQEDEPTERCQEEDVKQEMPALPEHDDVDFIKEDNDESMVNEEMVPTDLSIKNMNKATTPHIHASDMETSNLEDNLSVKSDEQPKDLTVHRRLPTPHASPRRTDIPRAPSRESDAMQSPQPSGIPAVPSSPEIFTMPMTKSKQTLFLETLLSSPSPKMYTSEVTITKQQCEPLNLGKHRKSASPTVSSCSDEMRKLSKEFGEPQEKKLRRESSEDLAKISKVFNKCSEEQLAKKSDKHVNKPSDEMTPLKQLHILKSNPEHNLPDPILVPKNKLNKILAAPGTEIPALLIQRPELRLPEAFSYPAVLQDPDIIVISLAQLENIIMNDEKNLISRKEKESKPSSSSKSSTNTEQASTPQPDQPRPIPSMDALAGEIDAATSAALNQMLWLPYLSQLEAMAACSQNMDFLKALNSSGYTGPNYPDLSQMFNPSSRFMGQGGFPMMPPMDYDNRLQFAMWQEAMSHANASTSQRPKSGSVADQMKELPKSSDVQNPYVHSTKNHQSKTHSSARTSPIAHNYNNQRSVAHNPFLQGMYPGMNSNIRPNMPLPGLQIPYFNPQMMGNQRSPRTQQQKSPSSPYYPNNNYLQSAKQSESQSQQRSSTSQESPRPRISVKSLHNLLEPSAAAASGVASTRRTSTTPTSAMGRRRDEPEVGSTTPLGEPPPHMPPHPHDPSSFHLWHPLFGNQKSYNSPWSWTTVTATGD, from the exons ATGATGTCACAAGAGGTCGACGGTCAGAGAGACATAAGTGTTACGATA CGGCAGGGCTCGCGGGTCCGGCCGGGGGCGGCTCTCGCTCCGACCGGCGCCGCGGCGCACAGATATGGATTTAAGATTAACGAGGGCACGCAGCGCGGCGCGGGGCGACGCGGGGTGGCGGGCGGCGTGTTTACGTGCGGGTGCAGGGCGTGCAGGCGGCGCGGATCGATGCTGGGCGGGGCGCGCGGGGCGAGCGGGCGCGGGCCGCGGGGCGGGGCGAGCGCCG AGTGTCTTGCGGCGGCCGGAGTGTCTCCGCGGGCGCCCGGCGGCGGCGGCGAGCCTCGCGCCGCCCGCCTCGATGCCGCGCGCGGCCGCAGCGCGCCCCCGCCCCGCGCCTTCCTCGCGCCGCCCAGGCGCCGCGCGCgcagcgccgcgcccgcgctGTCGCCCTCGTCTGCGCCCCCGCCCCCGCGTCTGCGACCCGTGTTCCTGTGGGCGCGCCAGCTCGACGGCACCGTGCAGGAGGTCCGCTGCGAGGACTACGACCCGCGCAACCGCATCCGAATAGCGCGAACCCCATCCGGCTGGCGCGTGATCCCGCGCACCGAGATTTACAACTCGATCCGCGTACCCCCACCCCCAGCGCCGCCGTCTCGTCAGCGCGGCCCACGGGAACGTCGCCGGCGCAGACGCTGCAACCGCTCGCGTCGTCGTACCCGGTCTGTCGCCTCACCCGCCGTCCGTGCGCCCGAGGACCCTGCGTCCCTTGCGCGTCCTCAATCAGCTGTGTGGTTGCAACCCGACCTGGAGTCCCATATTCCATCGCACACCATCGCGGTGCCGCGGGCGCCTCCTCCACCATCGGAGCCGACACCGCTTGACAATCTGCTTGCGGTGGCTGAGCTCGAATTTAATCAGCAACGCAGTGAGAGACTTTTGGATTTAGAAAGTCCGGCTCCTTATACATTTCTACCAGCCGAAGAGGTTGCACGCGACGTAATGTCTTTCGAGCTCGGAGAGCCCAAGCAAGCGGAAGAGTCCATGTACTTTGAACGGAAAGCGCCCCCTGACCGTACAGAGGAGTATCCGAATGAATTGGTTGCGCACAAAGATCTGTTCGAGACTATAAGTGAAGCTCATTATCTACCGGAGCTTGGCGGTCCACACGATGAGACATTGCTAGAATCCTTAGTAGAAAAAGGCTGCGAAGATAACCAAATACTCGGCCAAGCGCTTGATAAACTTGCGCATTTAGTACACGGATCTAGCGAATATACAGAAGAGGAAGAGCACATGCTTTTGAGTAATGAACCAGTTTCTGATATTATAAACCGATTGGAACAAACGCTTGAGTCGCCAGGCCATAGCAGTATCACAGCAGCGCAAGGGCTGCTTCATCTGCATCATATAGGAGACCATCTTGCCCAAGCAGATCACAGACAAACTGTAGAGCCTGACTACATGACAGAAGAAGTGTTTGCCCCTGATAATACGGAGAGTGCAATGGAAACTTTAGCAGCTGCTTCTGAAATGCAGGAAGTTAATGAAATTAATCATATAGATTACGATGATAATACCGAAAAGAGACTAGAAAGTGAAGTCGAAGCTAATGACACAGTGTACACAGAACATATGCCCGGTTCACATGAAACATTTTCGGATGAAAAAACGTACGACGAGACTCAAATGCATTCGTTGCCCGATCAGAGTGAAATAAATATGACCAGTGAAACGCCAAATGAAGATCCATCTATGGATTGCATTCAACATTTGGAACATGTACACGCTCAAGAGGATGAACCTACAGAGAGATGTCAAGAAGAAGATGTCAAACAGGAGATGCCAGCACTACCCGAACACGATGatgttgattttataaaagaagACAATGATGAATCGATGGTGAATGAAGAAATGGTACCTACAGatttaagcataaaaaatatgaataaagctACAACCCCTCATATACACGCCAGTGATATGGAAACGTCAAACCTTGAAGATAATCTATCGGTTAAAAGCGACGAGCAGCCTAAAGATTTAACTGTACATAGACGGCTGCCTACTCCGCATGCGTCGCCTCGAAGGACAGACATACCTCGAGCGCCATCAAGGGAGTCAGATGCAATGCAATCGCCACAGCCTAGCGGAATACCAGCAGTGCCATCATCAcctgaaatatttacaatgccAATGACAAAAAGTAAACAAACTTTGTTTTTAGAAACTCTACTATCATCACCATCTCCTAAAATGTATACGTCGGAAGTCACGATAACTAAACAGCAATGTGAACCTTTGAATTTGGGTAAACACAGAAAATCAGCCAGCCCGACTGTATCTAGTTGTTCTGATGAAATGAGGAAACTAAGTAAAGAATTTGGTGAACCCCAGGAAAAAAAATTGCGACGCGAATCTTCAGAAGACTTGGCAAAAATtagtaaagtttttaataagtgTAGTGAAGAACAACTTGCAAAGAAATCTGATAAACATGTTAATAAACCCAGTGACGAAATGACTCCAttaaaacaattgcatattttaaaatcaaatccaGAGCATAATTTACCAGATCCAATATTAGTTcctaagaataaattaaataaaattctcgcGGCACCCGGCACAGAAATACCTGCTTTACTAATACAAAGACCGGAATTGAGACTTCCAGAAGCATTTTCATATCCGGCTGTGTTACAAGATCCTGATATTATTGTCATATCATTAGCGCAACTAGaaaacattataatgaatgatgaaaaaaatcttatatcgaGGAAAGAAAAGGAATCAAAACCTAGTTCGTCGTCGAAGAGTTCTACAAATACAGAACAAGCGAGCACCCCTCAACCGGATCAACCTAGGCCGATACCTTCGATGGACGCTCTCGCCGGTGAAATCGATGCTGCGACATCTGCTGCTTTAAATCAAATGCTGTGGTTACCATATCTTAGTCAGTTAGAGGCGATGGCGGCATGTTCACAAAACATGGATTTCTTAAAAGCCTTAAATTCATCCGGTTATACGGGACCTAATTATCCTGACCTCTCACAAATGTTTAATCCGTCGTCACGCTTTATGGGTCAAGGAGGATTTCCTATGATGCCCCCGATGGATTACGATAATCGGCTCCAATTCGCGATGTGGCAAGAAGCTATGTCACACGCGAACGCTTCAACATCGCAGAGGCCTAAGTCGGGATCCGTGGCAGATCAGATGAAAGAATTACCAAAATCGAGTGACGTTCAAAACCCATATGTACACTCGACTAAAAACCATCAAAGCAAAACTCATTCGTCAGCTAGAACGAGTCCGATCGCGCACAATTATAACAATCAGCGGTCGGTGGCACACAATCCCTTCTTACAGGGTATGTATCCAGGCATGAATTCTAATATCAGGCCGAATATGCCTTTACCGGGGTTGCAAATACCTTACTTTAACCCTCAAATGATGGGGAATCAAAGATCACCGCGAACGCAGCAACAAAAGAGCCCTAGTTCACCATATTATCCCAACAATAACTATCTGCAATCGGCAAAGCAGTCGGAATCACAAAGTCAGCAAAGGAGTTCGACATCGCAGGAATCTCCACGACCCAGGATTAGTGTGAAATCGCTGCACAATTTGCTGGAGCCATCCGCAGCCGCTGCTTCAGGAGTGGCTTCTACGAGGCGCACGTCGACGACGCCTACATCCGCGATGGGTCGACGGCGAGATGAACCTGAGGTCGGAAGCACCACTCCACTGGGAGAGCCGCCACCGCATATGCCGCCTCACCCGCACGACCCATCATCGTTCCACTTATGGCATCCATTGTTTGGCAA